In the Drosophila takahashii strain IR98-3 E-12201 chromosome 3R, DtakHiC1v2, whole genome shotgun sequence genome, one interval contains:
- the mtd gene encoding nuclear receptor coactivator 7 isoform X9 has protein sequence MLEVIEIYWHLPTNEFSVIYLCRQQVPPTGVLYSHLRPDGEFFEVFQQREDTKLPQVNPSRQKSSLPTIPTISYTVGNRDTLTSVAARFDTTPSELTHLNRLNSSFIYPGQQLLVPDKTAKDKDKDDASSSSTHDPDGGSLSGKSSPVERKLSAEESREKDILEGLRPGSPKPGHIERVGGSSQQQAEEEANKSDDPVITQRFLKINVRHITDGQGVVGGVLLVTPNAVMFDPNVSDPLVIEHGPESYGVIAPMELVVNAAIFHDIAHMRVAGGAGQGLNSGSGDAEKPEIYYPKPVLVEEDSKELSEQQPLLGEDGKERLDAEIGSLEIADDQESLCSSTGRDGDAFPKAFDRERVEDLSTEAKDSAKTDAQDDEDKKTGLGLSSTRSTLEERRKSLLDHHWAIPSKDRSSEDEADNESNITVDSGARVQDPHSANSSVSGVPASQPLGAAAAPPASASAVPPLPPSGIDLEHLEELSKQSCYDSGIDIREPVPNVQPIPKKTVYSDADIVLSSDWVPPKTIVPTHFSESPPRSTILGQSLDAGTGGAGGARKKTSSVSFSVDDEAAQQAQAQAAALAATDKQADKKNKMLKRLSYPLTWVEGLTGEGGAAQPGGVGSGSLNKSGDTDSAPNTGDSNQSVFSKVFSRRSSIGTFIRPHSSEGTSSSTKLKEAKQAPKLDYRSMVSMDDKPELFISVDKLIPRPARACLDPPLYLRLRMGKPIGKAIPLPTSVMSYGKNKLRAEYWFSVPKNRVDELYRFINTWVKHLYGELDEEQIKARGFELIQEDTEWTKSGTTKAGIGGGSQDGEEISDLTRESWEVLSMSTDEYRKTSLFATGSFDLDFPIPDLIGKTEILTEEHREKLCSHLPARAEGYSWSLIFSTSQHGFALNSLYRKMARLESPVLIVIEDTEHNVFGALTSCSLHVSDHFYGTGESLLYKFNPSFKVFHWTGENMYFIKGNMESLSIGAGDGRFGLWLDGDLNQGRSQQCSTYGNEPLAPQEDFVIKTLECWAFV, from the exons ATGCTGGAAGTGATTGAGATTTACTGGCATCTGCCGACAAACGAATTCTCGGTTATCTACCTGTGCCGGCAGCAGGTTCCGCCCACAGGTGTGCTTTACTCTCACCTGCGACCCGATGGCGAATTCTTCGAGGTCTTCCAGCAGAGGGAAGATACAAAATTACCCCAAGTTAACCCGTCGa GGCAAAAGTCTTCATTGCCCACCATACCCACCATTTCCTACACCGTGGGCAATCGCGACACCCTGACCTCCGTGGCCGCCCGCTTCGACACCACCCCGTCGGAGCTGACCCACCTGAACCGGCTGAACAGCTCCTTCATCTACCCGGGCCAGCAGCTGCTGGTGCCCGACAAGACGGCCAAGGACAAGGACAAGGACGACGCCTCGAGCAGCTCCACCCACGACCCCGACGGAGGCAGCCTGTCCGGCAAGTCGAGTCCGGTCGAGCGCAAGCTGTCCGCCGAGGAGAGCCGCGAGAAAG ACATACTCGAGGGCCTGCGCCCCGGATCCCCGAAGCCCGGCCACATTGAGCGCGTGGGCGGCAGCAGCCAGCagcaggcggaggaggaggccaaCAAGAGCGACGACCCGGTGATCACCCAGCGCTTCCTCAAGATCAATGTGCGCCACATCACGGACGGACAGGGCGTGGTGGGCGGCGTCCTCCTGGTCACGCCCAACGCCGTCATGTTCGACCCCAACGTCAGCGATCCGCTGGTCATCGAGCACGGTCCGGAGAGCTACGGCGTCATCGCGCCCATGGAGCTGGTGGTCAACGCCGCCATCTTCCACGACATTGCGCACATGCGAGTGGCCGGAGGAGCAGGGCAGGGGCTGAACTCCGGGTCGGGCGACGCAGAGAAGCCGGAGATCTATTATCCCAAACCAGTATTAGTCGAGGAGGACTCCAAGGAGTTGTCCGAGCAGCAGCCGCTGCTGGGCGAGGACGGCAAAGAGCGTTTGGATG CTGAAATCGGATCGTTGGAGATTGCCGACGACCAGGAGTCGCTTTGCTCCAGCACTGGACGCGATGGCGACGCCTTTCCCAAAGCCTTCGACCGCGAACGTGTGGAG GACTTATCCACGGAAGCCAAAGATAGCGCTAAGACTGACGCTCAAGACGACGAAGACAAGAAGACCGGCCTGGGCCTCTCCAGCACTCGCTCCACCCTCGAGGAGCGGCGCAAGAGTCTGTTGGATCACCACTGGGCCATTCCGAGCAAAGACCG ATCCTCGGAAGACGAGGCCGACAACGAGTCCAACATAACCGTGGACAGCGGTGCCCGGGTGCAGGATCCCCATTCGGCCAATAGCTCGGTGAGCGGCGTGCCGGCCAGCCAGCCCCTTGGGGCAGCTGCTGCCCCTcccgcctccgcctccgccgTGCCCCCTCTGCCCCCCTCGGGCATCGACCTGGAGCACCTGGAGGAGCTGTCCAAGCAGTCGTGCTACGACTCGGGCATCGACATCCGCGAGCCCGTTCCCAACGTACAGCCGATACCAAAGAAAACCGTCTACAGCGACGCGGACATAGTCCTCAGCTCCGACTGGGTACCACCGAAAACCATTGTGCCGACGCACTTCAGCGAGTCTCCGCCGCGCAGCACCATCCTGGGCCAGAGCCTGGACGCCGGCACAGGAGGCGCAGGAGGAGCCCGCAAGAAGACCTCCAGCGTCAGCTTCAGCGTGGATGACGAGGCCGCCCAGCAGGCTCAGGCCCAGGCGGCTGCACTGGCGGCCACCGACAAGCAGGCGGACAAGAAGAACAAG ATGCTGAAACGCCTCTCATACCCCTTGACCTGGGTGGAGGGATTGACCGGGGAGGGCGGAGCTGCGCAGCCCGGAGGCGTGGGCAGTGGTAGCCTGAACAAGTCGGGAGACACAGATTCGGCGCCCAACACGGGTGACTCCAATCAGAGTGTATTTTCGAAAGTATTCTCAAG ACGTTCCTCAATCGGTACCTTTATACGTCCCCACTCATCGGAGGGCACTTCGTCCAGCACCAAGCTGAAGGAGGCCAAGCAGGCGCCCAAGCTGGACTATCGCTCCATGGTATCCATGGATGACAAGCCGGAACTCTTTATCAGTGTGGACA AACTCATCCCACGACCGGCCCGAGCCTGCCTTGACCCACCATTGTATCTGCGCCTGCGCATGGGCAAGCCCATCGGCAAGGCCATTCCGCTGCCAACCTCTGTCATGTCCTACGGCAAGAACAAGTTGCGCGCTGAGTATTGGTTCAGTGTGCCAAAGAATCG CGTTGATGAGCTCTATCGCTTCATAAACACCTGGGTGAAACACCTGTACGGTGAGCTGGACGAAGAGCAGATCAAGGCGCGTGGCTTCGAGCTAATCCAGGAGGACACCGAGTGGACCAAGAGCGGCACCACAAAAGCCGGCATTGGAGGCGGCAGCCAGGATGGCGAGGAGATTAGCGACCTGACCCGCGAGTCCTGGGAG GTGCTGTCAATGAGCACAGATGAATACCGCAAGACGTCACTCTTCGCCACTGGTTCCTTCGACCTGGACTTCCCCATACCAGACCTGATTGGCAAGACAGAAATCCTCACAGAGGAGCATCG cgAGAAGCTCTGCTCACATCTGCCAGCTAGAGCCGAGGGATACTCCTGGTCCCTGATCTTCAGCACATCGCAACATGGTTTCGCACTCAACTCCCTGTACCGCAAGATGGCGCGTCTCGAGAGTCCAGTTCTGATTGTCATCGAGGATACCGAGCACAAT gTATTTGGTGCCCTGACCTCCTGCTCGCTGCAC
- the mtd gene encoding uncharacterized protein mtd isoform X12: MEHAGAPISTSASNIATVLEDGENAHLPPLTGSGPSRQRSLRDRLKDGITGSFSWQSKSRSVDHGLAAPFDLDSLRSKVEQRFESVDKLSRQKSSLPTIPTISYTVGNRDTLTSVAARFDTTPSELTHLNRLNSSFIYPGQQLLVPDKTAKDKDKDDASSSSTHDPDGGSLSGKSSPVERKLSAEESREKDILEGLRPGSPKPGHIERVGGSSQQQAEEEANKSDDPVITQRFLKINVRHITDGQGVVGGVLLVTPNAVMFDPNVSDPLVIEHGPESYGVIAPMELVVNAAIFHDIAHMRVAGGAGQGLNSGSGDAEKPEIYYPKPVLVEEDSKELSEQQPLLGEDGKERLDAEIGSLEIADDQESLCSSTGRDGDAFPKAFDRERVEDLSTEAKDSAKTDAQDDEDKKTGLGLSSTRSTLEERRKSLLDHHWAIPSKDRYCLSNSRRSSEDEADNESNITVDSGARVQDPHSANSSVSGVPASQPLGAAAAPPASASAVPPLPPSGIDLEHLEELSKQSCYDSGIDIREPVPNVQPIPKKTVYSDADIVLSSDWVPPKTIVPTHFSESPPRSTILGQSLDAGTGGAGGARKKTSSVSFSVDDEAAQQAQAQAAALAATDKQADKKNKMLKRLSYPLTWVEGLTGEGGAAQPGGVGSGSLNKSGDTDSAPNTGDSNQSVFSKVFSR, encoded by the exons GAGCAAATCGCGCAGCGTGGATCACGGCCTTGCGGCTCCGTTTGACTTGGACTCGCTCCGCTCGAAGGTGGAGCAGCGCTTCGAGAGCGTCGACAAACTGTCAA GGCAAAAGTCTTCATTGCCCACCATACCCACCATTTCCTACACCGTGGGCAATCGCGACACCCTGACCTCCGTGGCCGCCCGCTTCGACACCACCCCGTCGGAGCTGACCCACCTGAACCGGCTGAACAGCTCCTTCATCTACCCGGGCCAGCAGCTGCTGGTGCCCGACAAGACGGCCAAGGACAAGGACAAGGACGACGCCTCGAGCAGCTCCACCCACGACCCCGACGGAGGCAGCCTGTCCGGCAAGTCGAGTCCGGTCGAGCGCAAGCTGTCCGCCGAGGAGAGCCGCGAGAAAG ACATACTCGAGGGCCTGCGCCCCGGATCCCCGAAGCCCGGCCACATTGAGCGCGTGGGCGGCAGCAGCCAGCagcaggcggaggaggaggccaaCAAGAGCGACGACCCGGTGATCACCCAGCGCTTCCTCAAGATCAATGTGCGCCACATCACGGACGGACAGGGCGTGGTGGGCGGCGTCCTCCTGGTCACGCCCAACGCCGTCATGTTCGACCCCAACGTCAGCGATCCGCTGGTCATCGAGCACGGTCCGGAGAGCTACGGCGTCATCGCGCCCATGGAGCTGGTGGTCAACGCCGCCATCTTCCACGACATTGCGCACATGCGAGTGGCCGGAGGAGCAGGGCAGGGGCTGAACTCCGGGTCGGGCGACGCAGAGAAGCCGGAGATCTATTATCCCAAACCAGTATTAGTCGAGGAGGACTCCAAGGAGTTGTCCGAGCAGCAGCCGCTGCTGGGCGAGGACGGCAAAGAGCGTTTGGATG CTGAAATCGGATCGTTGGAGATTGCCGACGACCAGGAGTCGCTTTGCTCCAGCACTGGACGCGATGGCGACGCCTTTCCCAAAGCCTTCGACCGCGAACGTGTGGAG GACTTATCCACGGAAGCCAAAGATAGCGCTAAGACTGACGCTCAAGACGACGAAGACAAGAAGACCGGCCTGGGCCTCTCCAGCACTCGCTCCACCCTCGAGGAGCGGCGCAAGAGTCTGTTGGATCACCACTGGGCCATTCCGAGCAAAGACCG CTATTGTTTGTCTAATTCCCGAAGATCCTCGGAAGACGAGGCCGACAACGAGTCCAACATAACCGTGGACAGCGGTGCCCGGGTGCAGGATCCCCATTCGGCCAATAGCTCGGTGAGCGGCGTGCCGGCCAGCCAGCCCCTTGGGGCAGCTGCTGCCCCTcccgcctccgcctccgccgTGCCCCCTCTGCCCCCCTCGGGCATCGACCTGGAGCACCTGGAGGAGCTGTCCAAGCAGTCGTGCTACGACTCGGGCATCGACATCCGCGAGCCCGTTCCCAACGTACAGCCGATACCAAAGAAAACCGTCTACAGCGACGCGGACATAGTCCTCAGCTCCGACTGGGTACCACCGAAAACCATTGTGCCGACGCACTTCAGCGAGTCTCCGCCGCGCAGCACCATCCTGGGCCAGAGCCTGGACGCCGGCACAGGAGGCGCAGGAGGAGCCCGCAAGAAGACCTCCAGCGTCAGCTTCAGCGTGGATGACGAGGCCGCCCAGCAGGCTCAGGCCCAGGCGGCTGCACTGGCGGCCACCGACAAGCAGGCGGACAAGAAGAACAAG ATGCTGAAACGCCTCTCATACCCCTTGACCTGGGTGGAGGGATTGACCGGGGAGGGCGGAGCTGCGCAGCCCGGAGGCGTGGGCAGTGGTAGCCTGAACAAGTCGGGAGACACAGATTCGGCGCCCAACACGGGTGACTCCAATCAGAGTGTATTTTCGAAAGTATTCTCAAGGTGA
- the LOC108066085 gene encoding uncharacterized protein, which translates to MSGHQCSLGKLAQRGASLQMRGFYHTRSRPYVVQSLGQLNRSNQWSHDHFERSRVRKIVGVKKTLVNQMQGMAPSLGPSKVAPYKIYGRTRLFSSSSNLNGRSQQQLEEDEAEQEYSDQEDLPPHTTASLSATQRRYNQAAGFGKGMAMQAARDISQSIQEELMVVDADTRDMLNCDPGRQAVRDYREQLAQRPKNPLDPMQGWKHPRPLKYLSSTNLPVSSGSASGSGGQPEELEDRQVRPRRRQMVVSHAKAPPSLAQLEMPTSSAREKFSEQRSELRPQTSWHRPKPVVEEKPEDLLMDVSLVRAVRPDITVARGLQQEGEKAADPESWYEQPKAEREFLKKAFLGGARSRRRAGQPESADNAAQISASQQVINQKYAGFRRSSRGNQKQMVRQIVESVNPTPQLNPHPRAASEPRETRRRRGVARQGVERQAAPKFFAGRTAGERDEEEGGEDKSNWPSANHPLLQMHSRSDSRLETDSKGRGSRNAMGEQRGPKKPVVTEPSVEHNDIGMPPGYRKESAVQRLGSVSSKHNSRAFNSY; encoded by the coding sequence ATGAGTGGCCACCAGTGCAGCCTGGGCAAGCTGGCCCAGCGGGGCGCCAGCCTGCAGATGCGCGGCTTCTACCACACGCGGAGCAGGCCGTATGTGGTCCAGAGCTTGGGCCAGTTGAACCGGTCGAACCAGTGGTCACACGACCACTTCGAGCGCAGCCGGGTGCGCAAGATCGTGGGGGTGAAGAAGACGCTGGTCAACCAGATGCAGGGCATGGCCCCCAGCCTGGGGCCCTCGAAGGTGGCGCCCTACAAGATCTACGGCAGGACGCGGCTCTTCTCCTCCTCGAGCAACCTGAACGGTCgttcgcagcagcagctggaggaggacgaggCGGAGCAGGAGTACTCCGACCAGGAGGACCTGCCGCCCCACACCACGGCCTCGTTGTCGGCCACCCAGAGGCGGTACAACCAGGCGGCGGGATTCGGCAAGGGCATGGCCATGCAGGCGGCCAGGGACATCAGCCAGTCCATCCAGGAGGAGCTGATGGTGGTGGACGCCGATACGCGGGACATGCTCAACTGCGATCCGGGTCGCCAGGCGGTGCGCGACTACCGCGAGCAGCTGGCCCAGCGGCCCAAGAATCCCCTCGATCCCATGCAGGGCTGGAAGCATCCGCGGCCCCTCAAGTACCTCTCAAGTACCAACCTGCCGGTTAGCAGCGGCAGCGCATCGGGGTCAGGGGGTCAGCCCGAGGAGCTGGAGGATCGCCAGGTGAGGCCACGCCGCCGCCAGATGGTCGTGAGCCACGCCAAGGCTCCTCCTTCGCTGGCGCAGCTCGAGATGCCCACCTCCAGTGCGAGGGAGAAGTTCTCGGAGCAGCGCAGCGAGCTGCGTCCGCAGACCAGTTGGCACCGGCCCAAGCCGGTCGTCGAGGAGAAGCCCGAGGATCTGCTGATGGACGTGTCCCTGGTGCGGGCAGTGCGCCCGGACATCACGGTGGCCAGGGGCCTCCAGCAGGAGGGCGAGAAGGCCGCCGATCCAGAGTCGTGGTATGAGCAGCCCAAGGCGGAGCGCGAGTTCCTCAAGAAGGCCTTCCTCGGCGGCGCCAGGAGTCGCCGGAGGGCGGGGCAGCCCGAGTCGGCCGACAATGCGGCCCAGATAAGCGCCTCCCAGCAGGTGATCAACCAGAAGTACGCCGGCTTCCGCAGGTCATCGCGCGGAAATCAGAAGCAGATGGTTCGCCAGATTGTGGAGTCGGTCAACCCGACGCCTCAGCTCAATCCGCATCCGCGGGCCGCGTCGGAGCCCCGGGAGACGCGCAGGAGGCGTGGCGTCGCCAGGCAGGGCGTCGAGCGACAGGCCGCGCCCAAGTTCTTCGCGGGAAGAACTGCCGGGGAGCGGGACGAGGAGGAAGGTGGGGAGGACAAGTCCAACTGGCCGTCGGCCAACCACCCGTTGCTTCAGATGCACTCGCGGAGCGACTCTCGCCTAGAAACGGACAGCAAGGGGCGTGGGAGCAGGAATGCCATGGGCGAACAGCGGGGGCCCAAGAAGCCGGTGGTCACTGAACCATCCGTGGAGCACAACGACATCGGGATGCCACCAGGATACAGAAAGGAGTCGGCCGTGCAGCGCCTGGGAAGTGTTTCCTCCAAGCACAACAGCCGTGCCTTCAACAGCTACTAA
- the mtd gene encoding nuclear receptor coactivator 7 isoform X8, which produces MLEVIEIYWHLPTNEFSVIYLCRQQVPPTGVLYSHLRPDGEFFEVFQQREDTKLPQVNPSRQKSSLPTIPTISYTVGNRDTLTSVAARFDTTPSELTHLNRLNSSFIYPGQQLLVPDKTAKDKDKDDASSSSTHDPDGGSLSGKSSPVERKLSAEESREKDILEGLRPGSPKPGHIERVGGSSQQQAEEEANKSDDPVITQRFLKINVRHITDGQGVVGGVLLVTPNAVMFDPNVSDPLVIEHGPESYGVIAPMELVVNAAIFHDIAHMRVAGGAGQGLNSGSGDAEKPEIYYPKPVLVEEDSKELSEQQPLLGEDGKERLDAEIGSLEIADDQESLCSSTGRDGDAFPKAFDRERVEDLSTEAKDSAKTDAQDDEDKKTGLGLSSTRSTLEERRKSLLDHHWAIPSKDRYCLSNSRRSSEDEADNESNITVDSGARVQDPHSANSSVSGVPASQPLGAAAAPPASASAVPPLPPSGIDLEHLEELSKQSCYDSGIDIREPVPNVQPIPKKTVYSDADIVLSSDWVPPKTIVPTHFSESPPRSTILGQSLDAGTGGAGGARKKTSSVSFSVDDEAAQQAQAQAAALAATDKQADKKNKMLKRLSYPLTWVEGLTGEGGAAQPGGVGSGSLNKSGDTDSAPNTGDSNQSVFSKVFSRRSSIGTFIRPHSSEGTSSSTKLKEAKQAPKLDYRSMVSMDDKPELFISVDKLIPRPARACLDPPLYLRLRMGKPIGKAIPLPTSVMSYGKNKLRAEYWFSVPKNRVDELYRFINTWVKHLYGELDEEQIKARGFELIQEDTEWTKSGTTKAGIGGGSQDGEEISDLTRESWEVLSMSTDEYRKTSLFATGSFDLDFPIPDLIGKTEILTEEHREKLCSHLPARAEGYSWSLIFSTSQHGFALNSLYRKMARLESPVLIVIEDTEHNVFGALTSCSLHVSDHFYGTGESLLYKFNPSFKVFHWTGENMYFIKGNMESLSIGAGDGRFGLWLDGDLNQGRSQQCSTYGNEPLAPQEDFVIKTLECWAFV; this is translated from the exons ATGCTGGAAGTGATTGAGATTTACTGGCATCTGCCGACAAACGAATTCTCGGTTATCTACCTGTGCCGGCAGCAGGTTCCGCCCACAGGTGTGCTTTACTCTCACCTGCGACCCGATGGCGAATTCTTCGAGGTCTTCCAGCAGAGGGAAGATACAAAATTACCCCAAGTTAACCCGTCGa GGCAAAAGTCTTCATTGCCCACCATACCCACCATTTCCTACACCGTGGGCAATCGCGACACCCTGACCTCCGTGGCCGCCCGCTTCGACACCACCCCGTCGGAGCTGACCCACCTGAACCGGCTGAACAGCTCCTTCATCTACCCGGGCCAGCAGCTGCTGGTGCCCGACAAGACGGCCAAGGACAAGGACAAGGACGACGCCTCGAGCAGCTCCACCCACGACCCCGACGGAGGCAGCCTGTCCGGCAAGTCGAGTCCGGTCGAGCGCAAGCTGTCCGCCGAGGAGAGCCGCGAGAAAG ACATACTCGAGGGCCTGCGCCCCGGATCCCCGAAGCCCGGCCACATTGAGCGCGTGGGCGGCAGCAGCCAGCagcaggcggaggaggaggccaaCAAGAGCGACGACCCGGTGATCACCCAGCGCTTCCTCAAGATCAATGTGCGCCACATCACGGACGGACAGGGCGTGGTGGGCGGCGTCCTCCTGGTCACGCCCAACGCCGTCATGTTCGACCCCAACGTCAGCGATCCGCTGGTCATCGAGCACGGTCCGGAGAGCTACGGCGTCATCGCGCCCATGGAGCTGGTGGTCAACGCCGCCATCTTCCACGACATTGCGCACATGCGAGTGGCCGGAGGAGCAGGGCAGGGGCTGAACTCCGGGTCGGGCGACGCAGAGAAGCCGGAGATCTATTATCCCAAACCAGTATTAGTCGAGGAGGACTCCAAGGAGTTGTCCGAGCAGCAGCCGCTGCTGGGCGAGGACGGCAAAGAGCGTTTGGATG CTGAAATCGGATCGTTGGAGATTGCCGACGACCAGGAGTCGCTTTGCTCCAGCACTGGACGCGATGGCGACGCCTTTCCCAAAGCCTTCGACCGCGAACGTGTGGAG GACTTATCCACGGAAGCCAAAGATAGCGCTAAGACTGACGCTCAAGACGACGAAGACAAGAAGACCGGCCTGGGCCTCTCCAGCACTCGCTCCACCCTCGAGGAGCGGCGCAAGAGTCTGTTGGATCACCACTGGGCCATTCCGAGCAAAGACCG CTATTGTTTGTCTAATTCCCGAAGATCCTCGGAAGACGAGGCCGACAACGAGTCCAACATAACCGTGGACAGCGGTGCCCGGGTGCAGGATCCCCATTCGGCCAATAGCTCGGTGAGCGGCGTGCCGGCCAGCCAGCCCCTTGGGGCAGCTGCTGCCCCTcccgcctccgcctccgccgTGCCCCCTCTGCCCCCCTCGGGCATCGACCTGGAGCACCTGGAGGAGCTGTCCAAGCAGTCGTGCTACGACTCGGGCATCGACATCCGCGAGCCCGTTCCCAACGTACAGCCGATACCAAAGAAAACCGTCTACAGCGACGCGGACATAGTCCTCAGCTCCGACTGGGTACCACCGAAAACCATTGTGCCGACGCACTTCAGCGAGTCTCCGCCGCGCAGCACCATCCTGGGCCAGAGCCTGGACGCCGGCACAGGAGGCGCAGGAGGAGCCCGCAAGAAGACCTCCAGCGTCAGCTTCAGCGTGGATGACGAGGCCGCCCAGCAGGCTCAGGCCCAGGCGGCTGCACTGGCGGCCACCGACAAGCAGGCGGACAAGAAGAACAAG ATGCTGAAACGCCTCTCATACCCCTTGACCTGGGTGGAGGGATTGACCGGGGAGGGCGGAGCTGCGCAGCCCGGAGGCGTGGGCAGTGGTAGCCTGAACAAGTCGGGAGACACAGATTCGGCGCCCAACACGGGTGACTCCAATCAGAGTGTATTTTCGAAAGTATTCTCAAG ACGTTCCTCAATCGGTACCTTTATACGTCCCCACTCATCGGAGGGCACTTCGTCCAGCACCAAGCTGAAGGAGGCCAAGCAGGCGCCCAAGCTGGACTATCGCTCCATGGTATCCATGGATGACAAGCCGGAACTCTTTATCAGTGTGGACA AACTCATCCCACGACCGGCCCGAGCCTGCCTTGACCCACCATTGTATCTGCGCCTGCGCATGGGCAAGCCCATCGGCAAGGCCATTCCGCTGCCAACCTCTGTCATGTCCTACGGCAAGAACAAGTTGCGCGCTGAGTATTGGTTCAGTGTGCCAAAGAATCG CGTTGATGAGCTCTATCGCTTCATAAACACCTGGGTGAAACACCTGTACGGTGAGCTGGACGAAGAGCAGATCAAGGCGCGTGGCTTCGAGCTAATCCAGGAGGACACCGAGTGGACCAAGAGCGGCACCACAAAAGCCGGCATTGGAGGCGGCAGCCAGGATGGCGAGGAGATTAGCGACCTGACCCGCGAGTCCTGGGAG GTGCTGTCAATGAGCACAGATGAATACCGCAAGACGTCACTCTTCGCCACTGGTTCCTTCGACCTGGACTTCCCCATACCAGACCTGATTGGCAAGACAGAAATCCTCACAGAGGAGCATCG cgAGAAGCTCTGCTCACATCTGCCAGCTAGAGCCGAGGGATACTCCTGGTCCCTGATCTTCAGCACATCGCAACATGGTTTCGCACTCAACTCCCTGTACCGCAAGATGGCGCGTCTCGAGAGTCCAGTTCTGATTGTCATCGAGGATACCGAGCACAAT gTATTTGGTGCCCTGACCTCCTGCTCGCTGCAC
- the Tim17b1 gene encoding probable mitochondrial import inner membrane translocase subunit Tim17 1 — translation MEEYSREPCPFRIIEDCGGAFAMGALGGGAFQAIKGFRNAPSGLKHRLSGGLSALRARSGLVGGNFAVWGATFSTIDCTLVHYRKKEDPWNAIISGAATGGILAARTGLTSMISSALVGGILLALIEGVGIAVAHYSADSYRQVSPVERQELYRQQQKGFSTFGAEFAEADPSSL, via the exons ATGGAGGAGTACAGCAGGGAGCCGTGTCCCTTTCGCATTATCGAGGATTGCGGTGGGGCCTTCGCCATGGGCGCGCTGGGCGGAGGGGCCTTCCAGGCGATCAAGGGCTTCCGCAACGCCCCCTCCGGCCTGAAGCATCGTCTGAGCGGGGGACTATCGGCGTTACGGGCTCGATCTGGCCTAGTGGGTGGTAACTTCGCGGTGTGGGGCGCTACCTTCAGCACCATCGACTGCACACTGGTCCACTACCGGAAGAAGGAGGACCCGTGGAACGCGATAATTAGTGGGGCGGCCACCGGAGGCATTCTGGCTGCTCGAACAG GTCTAACCTCCATGATCAGCAGTGCCCTGGTGGGCGGGATTCTTTTGGCCCTGATCGAGGGCGTGGGCATTGCGGTGGCCCATTACTCGGCGGATTCCTACCGCCAGGTGTCGCCCGTCGAGCGGCAGGAGCTCTacaggcagcagcagaaggGCTTTTCTACCTTTGGCGCGGAATTTGCTGAG GCAGATCCGTCGTCATTGTAG